In one Oscillospiraceae bacterium genomic region, the following are encoded:
- a CDS encoding two-component sensor histidine kinase — MKLLTDRKIKRFFCLALAIAAGFVLLCAAVIGLNAEYAALYVLALSVCMGLSLLALVYLYFRSQHQIMERAAAQIRDYIAGDRAARIECDDEGGLNRLFHEVNSLVSILNAHAEQEGSAKRFLKDTISDISHQLKTPLAALNIYNGILQEEAEDMATVRAFTALSEQELDRIEALVQNLLKITKLDAGTIVLNKTVETVSGMMARIERHFAFQAQREGKSLSFSGSETVALLCDRDWLMEAICNLVKNALDHTAAGDAVSVTWRALPSVVQIAVRDNGCGIHPEDLHHIFKRFYRSRFSKDTQGVGLGLPLAKAIVEAHSGTIEVDSAPGAGAAFTVNFLTPTKL; from the coding sequence ATGAAACTGCTCACAGACCGGAAAATCAAGCGTTTTTTCTGCCTGGCGCTTGCGATCGCCGCCGGGTTCGTCCTGCTCTGTGCCGCTGTGATCGGATTGAACGCGGAGTATGCGGCGCTGTATGTCCTGGCGTTGTCCGTGTGCATGGGCCTCTCGCTCCTGGCGCTCGTGTACCTGTATTTCAGGAGCCAGCATCAGATCATGGAACGTGCGGCCGCGCAGATTCGGGACTATATTGCGGGAGACCGGGCCGCCCGGATCGAATGTGACGACGAGGGCGGGCTGAACCGGCTGTTCCATGAGGTCAATTCGCTGGTCTCCATTCTGAACGCCCATGCCGAGCAGGAGGGGAGCGCCAAACGGTTTCTGAAAGACACCATATCCGACATCTCCCACCAGCTCAAGACGCCCCTGGCCGCCCTGAACATCTATAACGGGATCCTGCAGGAGGAAGCGGAGGATATGGCCACCGTCCGGGCGTTTACGGCTCTCTCGGAACAGGAGCTTGACCGAATCGAAGCCCTTGTGCAAAACCTCCTGAAAATCACAAAGCTGGACGCGGGGACCATTGTTTTGAACAAAACAGTGGAAACTGTGTCCGGTATGATGGCGCGGATAGAGCGGCATTTTGCATTTCAAGCCCAACGGGAGGGAAAATCCCTGTCCTTTTCCGGCAGTGAGACGGTCGCGCTCCTGTGCGACCGCGACTGGCTGATGGAGGCGATCTGCAATCTTGTGAAAAACGCCTTGGACCACACAGCGGCGGGGGACGCGGTTTCCGTCACGTGGAGGGCCTTGCCCTCGGTGGTCCAGATCGCCGTGCGGGACAACGGCTGCGGCATCCACCCGGAGGACCTGCACCATATCTTCAAGCGGTTTTACCGCAGCCGGTTTTCAAAGGACACGCAGGGCGTGGGGCTTGGCCTGCCGCTTGCAAAGGCGATTGTGGAAGCACACAGCGGGACCATTGAGGTGGACAGTGCGCCGGGCGCCGGCGCCGCCTTTACGGTCAATTTTTTGACGCCTACAAAATTGTAG
- a CDS encoding DNA-binding response regulator: MKRIFFVEDDLSLMNGLSFALKKQGYEIDAARTRLEANALWLDGRYDLVILDVSLPDGSGYDICRQIRRSSKVPIMFLTAADEETDIIMGLDMGGDDYITKPFKLAVFLSRVNALLRRSDNFSRADPELNSNGIQVQLLKREVYKNGVRLDLTASEYKLLCLFMETPNIVLSPEQILGRLWDCDENYIDSSSLTVYIRRLRTKIEDDPSNPQIIVTVRRVGYKWDAAD, from the coding sequence ATGAAGCGTATATTTTTCGTGGAAGACGATCTGAGCCTGATGAACGGCCTTTCCTTTGCCCTCAAAAAACAGGGGTATGAAATCGACGCCGCCCGCACAAGGCTGGAGGCGAACGCGCTGTGGCTGGACGGAAGGTATGATCTGGTCATTCTGGACGTGTCGCTGCCGGACGGCTCCGGCTACGATATATGCAGGCAAATTCGCCGCAGCTCCAAAGTGCCCATTATGTTCCTGACGGCGGCGGACGAAGAGACAGACATCATCATGGGGCTCGATATGGGCGGCGACGACTATATAACGAAGCCCTTTAAGCTGGCGGTATTCCTCTCGCGGGTCAACGCACTTCTGCGCAGAAGTGATAATTTCAGCCGGGCGGATCCCGAATTAAACTCCAACGGCATTCAAGTGCAGCTGCTGAAGCGGGAGGTCTATAAAAACGGCGTGCGGCTTGATTTGACGGCCAGCGAGTACAAGCTGCTTTGCCTGTTTATGGAAACGCCCAATATTGTCCTCTCGCCGGAGCAGATCCTGGGCAGGCTTTGGGACTGCGATGAAAACTATATCGACAGCAGCTCCCTCACCGTCTATATCCGCAGGCTGCGCACAAAAATCGAGGACGACCCCAGTAACCCGCAAATAATTGTAACGGTTCGCCGGGTGGGATATAAATGGGATGCTGCGGATTGA
- a CDS encoding ABC transporter ATP-binding protein, producing the protein MLNRMNLLEVDHISKTYGSGETAVHALRQATFSVPKGEFVAVVGESGSGKSTLLNLIGALDTPTSGKVRIDGRDIFSMKDNSLTIFRRRNIGFIFQSFNLIPELTVEQNMVFPVLLDYQRPNKKYLDELLTVLNLNERRHHLPSQLSGGQQQRVAIGRALITRPALILADEPTGNLDTQNTSEVITLLREASRKYEQTIIMITHSRSIAQTADRILQVSDGVLTDFGRCRE; encoded by the coding sequence GTGCTGAACCGTATGAATTTGTTGGAAGTCGATCATATCTCAAAAACCTATGGGAGCGGCGAAACCGCCGTCCATGCGTTGAGGCAGGCGACCTTCTCCGTCCCTAAGGGGGAATTCGTCGCCGTCGTCGGAGAGTCCGGCTCCGGGAAGAGCACCCTGCTGAATCTGATCGGCGCGCTTGACACGCCCACGTCCGGCAAGGTACGCATCGACGGCAGGGACATTTTCTCCATGAAGGACAACAGCCTGACCATATTCCGCCGCAGGAACATCGGCTTTATCTTTCAGAGCTTCAACCTGATTCCGGAATTGACCGTTGAGCAAAATATGGTCTTTCCCGTCCTGCTGGACTACCAGAGGCCCAACAAGAAGTACTTGGATGAGCTGCTCACGGTGCTGAATTTGAACGAGCGCCGCCACCATCTGCCCAGCCAGTTATCCGGCGGCCAGCAGCAGCGTGTGGCCATCGGCCGTGCCCTGATCACGCGGCCCGCGCTGATCCTTGCCGATGAACCCACCGGTAATCTGGACACCCAAAACACCAGCGAGGTGATCACCCTGCTCAGGGAGGCCTCCAGGAAATACGAGCAGACCATCATCATGATCACGCACAGCAGGAGCATCGCGCAGACCGCAGACCGCATCCTGCAGGTATCCGACGGAGTGCTCACCGACTTCGGGAGGTGCCGGGAATGA